In Candidatus Zymogenaceae bacterium, the genomic window GGCATAGCTGGTGGAGATGGTGATATACCCAAAATCAAACGAGGGGAACACCTCCCTGCTGAGATGGGTCGAAAAATAGAGTCCCAGTATAAACACGACGATGGTGATGACGTTCACCAGGGCGGAGTTCTTTATCGAAAATCGTGCGATAGACATAATGCTATGTTACCCATGGGATTATTCGGTGACGATAACCAGCCCGCCGTCTTCCAATCCCTCCTGACCGGAGACGACGACACGTTCGCCGATTTCGACGCCGGAGAGGACCTCGATCAGGTCGTCGGAGACAATGCCGATCTCCAGTGAGCGGTGGTGCGCCGTGTCATCCTCGATCACAAAACAATACGGTTTTTTCCGTCCCTCCTCGTCATACAGCACCGCCAGGGCGGGAACGCAGACGACGTCGGTCTTCTCCTCGACAATAACGGAGACATACCCGAACATGCCGGCAACGAGGCTCATCCCTTCGTTTTCAAAAAGGATCGCCATCCGACACGTCCTGGTATCCGTATCGAGGACCGGGCTGATTTCGCTCACCTCCCCGGTGAACACGTGGTCCTCGACAGACGGCACCGTGAGCTCCGCCTTCATGCCGAGCCGTATCTTACTCATTTCCCCCTCCGGCACCTTGATGACCGCCTTCATCTCGTCTCCCGCAACGATCAGGACAAGGGGGGTCGACTCGGTCGCCAGTTCT contains:
- a CDS encoding efflux RND transporter periplasmic adaptor subunit translates to MEKKTYVKIGAAVIIVLMIVLAIVRFVLNHTPQGFPPGFAPGGDSTPVAVSEVSPGTIKDTLFYTGDIHALAEAEVYSVAAGTIISYHCDEGDAVRKGQILVTLQRQETWDVYMPVTVRAPISGIVARNYLDAGELATESTPLVLIVAGDEMKAVIKVPEGEMSKIRLGMKAELTVPSVEDHVFTGEVSEISPVLDTDTRTCRMAILFENEGMSLVAGMFGYVSVIVEEKTDVVCVPALAVLYDEEGRKKPYCFVIEDDTAHHRSLEIGIVSDDLIEVLSGVEIGERVVVSGQEGLEDGGLVIVTE